From Bradysia coprophila strain Holo2 chromosome X unlocalized genomic scaffold, BU_Bcop_v1 contig_182, whole genome shotgun sequence, the proteins below share one genomic window:
- the LOC119068403 gene encoding uncharacterized protein LOC119068403 produces the protein MGNCVYILTLLVAVVALALLWLPSLWFMNSSVRTETAYQDYVKRNVLKQLHDRCSDGELTWVLRHLKSTEDVQKLNRSEIRAKIVDIQSHRISQWEFGSDEERIITPIINEICTQNYDVLISELEENCTIQELHNICNYISVDKCDESNSNSKSDWIEEIMNVQRIKIYTNVTKSIDKFCIERHIELLAKELIVSCTGGRIKKIFDKLSGKQGDVMCGDCVEKMEFVEAVIEVKRRDYYQVNVEPLLDEFCVRPELDTLKQKLMENCSGIQIKQIFEEIDDKSTCDYCVEKTDFVTEIINAKRRQFSAINVNTLIQEYCFKSVED, from the coding sequence ATGGGGAACTGTGTGTACATACTAACACTATTAGTGGCAGTCGTTGCCCTTGCCCTGCTATGGCTCCCCTCGCTATGGTTCATGAACAGCTCAGTTCGAACCGAGACCGCTTACCAGGACTATGTGAAACGTAACGTTCTGAAGCAATTGCATGACCGGTGTTCCGATGGTGAATTGACTTGGGTACTTCGTCACTTGAAGTCGACTGAAGATGTTCAGAAATTAAATCGGTCAGAAATACGGGCAAAAATTGTCGATATTCAATCGCATCGGATATCACAATGGGAATTTGGAAGTGACGAAGAAAGGATTATCACTCCGATTATCAATGAAATCTGTACACAAAACTACGATGTACTCATCAGTGAATTGGAAGAGAATTGTACCATTCAAGAATTGCATAACATTTGCAATTACATCAGTGTGGACAAATGTGATGAATCGAATTCCAACAGTAAATCGGATTGGATCGAAGAAATAATGAATGTGcaacgaataaaaatttacacaAATGTGACGAAATCAATAGataaattttgcattgaacGACACATCGAATTGCTGGCAAAGGAACTGATAGTAAGCTGTACAGGTGGACGTATCAAGAAAATATTCGATAAACTCAGTGGCAAACAAGGTGATGTCATGTGTGGTGACTGCGTCGAGAAAATGGAATTCGTAGAAGCTGTTATCGAAGTCAAGAGGCGAGATTATTACCAAGTGAATGTCGAACCATTGTTAGACGAATTTTGTGTACGACCGGAGTTAGACACACTGAAGcaaaaattaatggaaaattgttcagGAATTCAGATCAAACAGATTTTCGAGGAAATAGATGACAAATCAACTTGTGATTATTGTGTTGAAAAGACCGATTTTGTTACTGAGATCATCAATGCTAAACGACGTCAATTTTCTGCAATCAATGTTAACACTTTGATCCAAGAATACTGTTTCAAATCAGTCGAGGAttaa
- the LOC119068402 gene encoding inhibitor of growth protein 3 isoform X1, translating into MLFLEDYLEMIEHLPQELRDRFTEMREMDLSVQNNTDTFEKRIRALFSQCRRGELQGAAADAEFNSIRNDYYKALEDADEKVQLANQTYDLVERYLRKLDSELFKFKLELEADHNGITEILEKRSLELDGSSSTSHLINAISQKENRYFGLLSQNNHSASSRERYRPKPEKRRDSRSDGPPEKRHVISTSSAIAATSALNIRPSTPTIVMPTTPTPSMSYSLQHLGAGNAIVAAASQAIAATQQMQQGRRTASLKASYEAIHGGGSSVSGTHELMVGRELTGAAHSAIQVVERDNSFNGQRRHKKKLSHPTGSINQGSNSGQPFILPTTSSLSQPIIRAEPPPIVLNGEGLIVEQTADGEWTYDPNEPRYCICNQVSYGDMVACDNEACPFEWFHYPCVGITQSPKGKWYCPKCTASMKRRGARK; encoded by the exons atgcTGTTTTTGGAGGATTACCTGGAAA TGATTGAACATCTCCCGCAAGAGCTAAGAGACAGATTCACTGAAATGCGAGAAATGGATTTGTCCGTCCAAA ACAATACCGATACGTTCGAGAAACGCATTCGGGCACTTTTCTCGCAATGTCGTCGGGGTGAACTTCAAGGTGCTGCCGCTGATGCTGAATTCAATTCCATACGTAACGATTACTATAAAGCGTTAGAAGATGCCGATGAGAAAGTTCAGTTAGCTAATCAAACGTATGATTTGGTCGAACGATATTTACGGAAATTGGACAGTGAACTGTTTAAGTTTAAATTGGAATTGGAAGCCGATCACAATGGTATAACCGAGATTTTAGAGAAACGTTCACTGGAACTAGATGGCAGTAGCTCAACCAGTCATTTAATCAATGCCATAAGCCAAAAAGAGAATCGGTACTTTGGATTGTTATCGCAAAATAACCATTCTGCAAGCAGTAGGGAACGGTATAGGCCTAAGCCCGAAAAAAGACGTGATAGTCGAAGCGACGGGCCGCCGGAAAAACGTCATGTAATATCGACTAGTTCAGCTATAGCAGCAACATCGGCACTAAACATTCGCCCTTCCACTCCGACAATTGTCATGCCCACAACGCCAACACCATCAATGTCGTATAGTCTGCAACATTTAGGTGCAGGTAATGCAATAGTTGCAGCCGCTTCTCAAGCCATTGCAGCTACACAACAAATGCAGCAGGGTCGTCGAACCGCTAGTTTGAAGGCCTCATACGAAGCAATACATGGAGGTGGATCATCGGTGAGCGGTACACACGAGCTGATGGTCGGGCGTGAATTGACTGGGGCTGCACATTCAGCTATCCAGGTCGTAGAAAGAGATAACTCATTCAATGGTCAGCGACGGCATAAAAA GAAACTAAGCCATCCGACCGGTTCCATCAACCAAGGATCGAATTCCGGTCAACCGTTCATTTTACCTACCACTTCATCTCTGTCTCAACCAATTATCCGAGCCGAACCGCCACCGATCGTTTTAAATGGTGAGGGATTGATTGTCGAACAGACTGCTGACGGTGAATGGACGTACGATCCGAACGAACCGCGCTACTGTATTTGCAATCAGGTTTCGTATGGTGATATGGTCGCTTGCGATAATGAAGCG TGTCCGTTTGAATGGTTCCATTATCCTTGTGTCGGAATAACACAGTCACCGAAAGGAAAGTGGTACTGCCCCAAGTGTACGGCATCAATGAAACGTCGCGGCGCAAGGAAATAG
- the LOC119068402 gene encoding inhibitor of growth protein 3 isoform X2, with product MPLSIYSFLVIEHLPQELRDRFTEMREMDLSVQNNTDTFEKRIRALFSQCRRGELQGAAADAEFNSIRNDYYKALEDADEKVQLANQTYDLVERYLRKLDSELFKFKLELEADHNGITEILEKRSLELDGSSSTSHLINAISQKENRYFGLLSQNNHSASSRERYRPKPEKRRDSRSDGPPEKRHVISTSSAIAATSALNIRPSTPTIVMPTTPTPSMSYSLQHLGAGNAIVAAASQAIAATQQMQQGRRTASLKASYEAIHGGGSSVSGTHELMVGRELTGAAHSAIQVVERDNSFNGQRRHKKKLSHPTGSINQGSNSGQPFILPTTSSLSQPIIRAEPPPIVLNGEGLIVEQTADGEWTYDPNEPRYCICNQVSYGDMVACDNEACPFEWFHYPCVGITQSPKGKWYCPKCTASMKRRGARK from the exons ATGCCTCTATCGATTTATTCTTTTCTAGTGATTGAACATCTCCCGCAAGAGCTAAGAGACAGATTCACTGAAATGCGAGAAATGGATTTGTCCGTCCAAA ACAATACCGATACGTTCGAGAAACGCATTCGGGCACTTTTCTCGCAATGTCGTCGGGGTGAACTTCAAGGTGCTGCCGCTGATGCTGAATTCAATTCCATACGTAACGATTACTATAAAGCGTTAGAAGATGCCGATGAGAAAGTTCAGTTAGCTAATCAAACGTATGATTTGGTCGAACGATATTTACGGAAATTGGACAGTGAACTGTTTAAGTTTAAATTGGAATTGGAAGCCGATCACAATGGTATAACCGAGATTTTAGAGAAACGTTCACTGGAACTAGATGGCAGTAGCTCAACCAGTCATTTAATCAATGCCATAAGCCAAAAAGAGAATCGGTACTTTGGATTGTTATCGCAAAATAACCATTCTGCAAGCAGTAGGGAACGGTATAGGCCTAAGCCCGAAAAAAGACGTGATAGTCGAAGCGACGGGCCGCCGGAAAAACGTCATGTAATATCGACTAGTTCAGCTATAGCAGCAACATCGGCACTAAACATTCGCCCTTCCACTCCGACAATTGTCATGCCCACAACGCCAACACCATCAATGTCGTATAGTCTGCAACATTTAGGTGCAGGTAATGCAATAGTTGCAGCCGCTTCTCAAGCCATTGCAGCTACACAACAAATGCAGCAGGGTCGTCGAACCGCTAGTTTGAAGGCCTCATACGAAGCAATACATGGAGGTGGATCATCGGTGAGCGGTACACACGAGCTGATGGTCGGGCGTGAATTGACTGGGGCTGCACATTCAGCTATCCAGGTCGTAGAAAGAGATAACTCATTCAATGGTCAGCGACGGCATAAAAA GAAACTAAGCCATCCGACCGGTTCCATCAACCAAGGATCGAATTCCGGTCAACCGTTCATTTTACCTACCACTTCATCTCTGTCTCAACCAATTATCCGAGCCGAACCGCCACCGATCGTTTTAAATGGTGAGGGATTGATTGTCGAACAGACTGCTGACGGTGAATGGACGTACGATCCGAACGAACCGCGCTACTGTATTTGCAATCAGGTTTCGTATGGTGATATGGTCGCTTGCGATAATGAAGCG TGTCCGTTTGAATGGTTCCATTATCCTTGTGTCGGAATAACACAGTCACCGAAAGGAAAGTGGTACTGCCCCAAGTGTACGGCATCAATGAAACGTCGCGGCGCAAGGAAATAG